The window aaataaacaatttctctttttttttaaaaagaacaaaaaaaaaatcaactcaataaccaaaacaattgGCTTTTTTCACTAACCAAATTTACCAAAACAAGCCAgaataatttaacattagacaacaaaaaaaaactttgcagTAAGATAGCGTGactaatctctctttttttacataaacagtaaacttttgttttttacaaattacaattcGATTCTTTTATAGAAACACGACAAAAGCAGGATGATTAATCTATTAATATAATGATACAATGTTGCATTCTAAGCTTTTATGGATGGATCTTTGATCCTAACAGCTTCTTTTGAATCTTGAATCCGAACTTGCAGTGTACTCTGCCACAAGCTTTGAGAATGAAGACGACCTGTCTTCCAGCAATCTTCCCGGTGAGTCGTGTTCTTCTATAAGCCCTGCACTTGCATAGATTTACCATTCTTAGATCTTCTGATAGAATTCacgtaaaataaaaaaaagtgtatgTTCACCAGTTCAATAACCTTGGTCTAGGAGGAGGACCATATCGCTGTCTATAACGGAAGATATTCTGTGTGCAATTGTTATCACTGTACATTCCGAGAAATGTCGTCTCAGTGTGTCCTGGATCAGTTTATCAGTCGCTGTATCTACAGAAGCAGTTGCTTCATCAAGAACCAATACTTTGCTTCTCTTGAGCAAGACTCGTCCCAGACACACCAGTTGTCTCTGACCAACACTCCAGTTCTGTCCATTCTCACTTACTGAAATACAAAACAACGCTTAGATTAAGTAGATTTGTTAAAGAGATTCAACATGACTCATTAAAGAAGTAGTTTTATACTAACCAGGGGAATCTAGCTTTAGTTCTTTCTTCCTTATTTCATCCCCAAGTTGACACTTGTCGAGTGCCTGAAATGTgaccaacaaacaaaattgtGTGAGAAGATTACTCTTGCCatcttcaaaacacaaagagaaagaaaaaacaaagggCCAACGAACCTCCCAGATCTGGTCATCAGCGTATTCCTCAAGAGGGTCCAAGTTACTACGAACCGTGCCTTCAAACATAGTTGGTTCTTGAGGTATGATACTGAGTCTAGAACGCAGGTCATGCAGCCCAATGGTCAAGATGTTTATTCCGTCAATCCTGATTTCTCCGGAAGTAGGTTCCACAATCCTAAAAAGGGTTTGAATTAGAGTGGATTTGCCACATCCTGTTCTTCCAACGATTCCTGTTTTCAGGCCTCCTGGAAAAGTGCATGTCAAACCACGCAGCACCATAGGCAAATGTGGCCCATATCGTACGTGCAGATTACAGATAGTAATCTCTCCACTACAGGGCCAAGATTTCTCAGGCCGAGCTGATTCAATAATGAGTGATGGTTCACTGGGGATGTTTATGTATTGAAGCATTCTCTCCACGGATATCATTTTATTCTCAAGATCACAAAGTGTCCATATTAAAGTGGACTGCAGGCTATTTAGATTGAGAGCATATGTAACCGCCAATCCTGCAAAGCCTTTTAAGAAGCAGAATGACGAGGAAGATTTTTAGTTGTGAATctgaaccaaaaacaaaaacactgaTTAAAGGGTGGTGACTTACTTGGATTAATGACTCCTTCGGGGATAGAAACTAAGATAACAAGCGAAAGCGCAAATGCTACAGTGGATAAGAGATCAAGACGGAAGCAGAGCCACTCCATAGCAGAAATGGCATGGAACCTCAGCCGAGAATAACAATCGTTGAGTCTCATGATGTCGGTGCGGAATCTTGGTTCTTGATCAAAGCTTCTGATAGTTGTTATCCCTGAAAGTGTTTCAGAAAAATGCTGCACCAAAGGCGATCTGCTTATTCCAGCTAATCTTGCGAGTTCCCGAGCCGCAGATATGTAATATCGCTGCATACATATGTTAAATCAATATTAAGACTTAGGTGTGAGAACCTCAAGAACGTTAGTATGAGTTGTATCAATGATTAAATTAGTTCTCCTTGATTATCTTATCATGATTCTAAAAGTTATACAAGCCAAAGTATCAAGCTAAGCTTTATAATCCAAGTGCGGTTGTGTTATGAAGAATACCCGATACCAGGTGCATGCAGCAATGACAGGGAAGAAGACAATAAGGACCTGCCAAGCAACCTGTCCCATCACTCCAATAATCCCCAAAATGTTTACAACAGTGATAGCAAGATTCGAAAATTGACTTGGCAATCTCAAATCCACGGCACTTTGGTCTGTAGAAGCCTAATCAGGATGGAAACAACATTGATCAGAGAAGGAAGTTTTTGGTATCGTTACTACACATCGAGTAAGTAAGCAAAGATAGTTCTTACTCTATTCAAAATTCGGCCTATTGGTGTAGCATCAAAGAATGACATGGAGGCTCGAAAAATACAACGATGCATTTGATTGAAAAGTTCAGTAGCTATCTTGAAACCAGTCATCGCAGCCAGCATTGCTCTGACAAGTATGCAGAAGGAGCTTGCAGTGGCTAGAACTACATAGACTAGAATCAATGTAGAGCCACTCACTGGAGGTTTCACATCCTTAGAAACTGGAGTTACCCAAGCCATCCAATAGTTGCTCCCAATGTTTAAAATCTGAAAGAGAATCTGTACAACCAATATAATAGGTACAAGTGCTCCACCATACGCCAGTGCCATATACTTTTTGTATACAGTGAACCCAACTTGGcctttctccctctcttcttGTTGAACTAGTTGTCCTTTCGGGTTAAGCGGCAAATCTtcctcttgtttttcttcttcgtcggaAACTTTGTTATCGTTGCTTGTAGTTAATTGTACTGGAGCAGATCCTTTTTCATATGAATCAACTGCTGCTAAGGCATCAGTGTGAGCTCCTACAAGTTCCATGAAATCGGTTCCTGACTCAAGAATTTCATTGTACTTTCCCGCTTGTGTGATCTTCCCATCTTTCATAACCTATCAAAAcgattatttatttgatatcatAAATTTGTGATTAGCAAATGCTTTGGAAAGATGGTAGAGGAACAAGTCCAAACCAGTATAAGATCAGCTTCAGGCAAGAATTCAAGTTGATGAGTGACGTATATGACTGTCTTATTTCTCAGAAGCCCCCGCAGGACTTCCTGTTATAGTAAACGATGAGCGTGAGAGATCATATCAAAATACCTAAAAGAAGGCCAGAAGCCAGCACAGGGTAGAAGGTAAGAGTATATGTACCTTCTAccttatcaaaaagaaaagaaaatgattgttACCTTGAAGAGATGTGATCCAGTATGAGCGTCTACTGCACTAAAAGGGTCATCAAATAGATATATATCTGCGTCTTGGTAAAGAGCACGTGCAATCTGTACTCGCTGCTTCTGTCCACCGCTTAGATTGATACCTCTTTCCCCAATAACCGTCTGATCACGGAACGGAAGTACCCCCAAGTCCTTATTCAAAGAACACGCTTCAAGCACCCTTTCGTACCATTCTCTTTGCATTGGCTTACCAAACAGAATGTTCTCTTCGACCTTGCCGCTCTGGATCCAAGGCGACTGTGCAATGTATGCCTTTCTTCCACAAACCTTAAGATTTCCAGATATTTTGGGAACTTCACCTAGTATGGATGAGAGTAAGCTTGATTTCCCCGAACCAACAGTACCACAAATAGCAATATTCATCCCATGAGAAATTTTGAAACTTATGTCTCTCANNNNNNNNNNNNNNNNNNNNNNNNNNNNNNNNNNNNNNNNNNNNNNNNNNNNNNNNNNNNNNNNNNNNNNNNNNNNNNNNNNNNNNNNNNNNNNNNNNNNNNNNNNNNNNNNNNNNNNNNNNNNNNNNNNNNNNNNNNNNNNNNNNNNNNNNNNNNNNNNNNNNNNNNNNNNNNNNNNNNNNNNNNNNNNNNNNNNNNNNNNNNNNNNNNNNNNNNNNNNNNNNNNNNNNNNNNNNNNNNNNNNNNNNNNNNNNNNNNNNNNNNNNNNNNNNNNNNNNNNNNNNNNNNNNNNNNNNNNNNNNNNNNNNNNNNNNNNNNNNNNNNNNNNNNNNNNNNNNNNNNNNNNNNNNNNNNNNNNNNNNNNNNNNNNNNNNNNNNNNNNNNNNNNNNNNNNNNNNNNNNNNNNNNNNNNNNNNNNNNNNNNNNNNNNNNNNNNNNNNNNNNNNNNNNNNNNNNNNNNNNNNNNNNNNNNNNNNNNNNNNNNNNNNNNNNNNNNNNNNNNNNNNNNNNNNNNNNNNNNNNNNNNNNNNNNNNNNNNNNNNNNNNNNNNNNNNNNNNNNNNNNNNNNNNNNNNNN is drawn from Camelina sativa cultivar DH55 chromosome 1, Cs, whole genome shotgun sequence and contains these coding sequences:
- the LOC104777420 gene encoding ABC transporter C family member 7 (The sequence of the model RefSeq protein was modified relative to this genomic sequence to represent the inferred CDS: added 8 bases not found in genome assembly); this encodes MFSFYRLLVVISLYKKQELVSVHLLLSDVVAVSMGLFLCYSCFQKQREGERINLLEEPFLNEGETRAATPVQFDKAEEDEVVTPFSNAGFLSHVSFSWMSPLIVLGNEKIIDSEDVPQVDNSDRAEKLFGILRNKLEWDDGERRITTFKLIKALFFSVWRDILLSTLFAFLYTVSCYVAPYLMDTFVQYLNGRRQYTNEGFVLVTTFFVAKLVECQARRNWFFRLQKAGIGMRSVLVTMIYEKGMTLPCYSMQGHSSGEIINLMTVDAERISAFSWYMHDPWILVLQISLALLILYRSLGLGSIAAFAATFLVMLGNIPLAKLEEKFQGNLMESKDNRMKKTAEVLLNMRILKLQGWEMKFLHKILELRRIEAGWLKKFVYNSAAISSVLWAAPSFVSATAFGACMLLKIPLESGKIIAALATFRILQNPIYKLPDTISMIVQTKVSLDRIASFLCLDDLQQDSVERIPSGSSNMAVEITNGAFSWDDSSTIPTLRDISFKISHGMNIAICGTVGSGKSSLLSSILGEVPKISGNLKVCGRKAYIAQSPWIQSGKVEENILFGKPMQREWYERVLEACSLNKDLGVLPFRDQTVIGERGINLSGGQKQRVQIARALYQDADIYLFDDPFSAVDAHTGSHLFKEVLRGLLRNKTVIYVTHQLEFLPEADLILVMKDGKITQAGKYNEILESGTDFMELVGAHTDALAAVDSYEKGSAPVQLTTSNDNKVSDEEEKQEEDLPLNPKGQLVQQEEREKGQVGFTVYKKYMALAYGGALVPIILVVQILFQILNIGSNYWMAWVTPVSKDVKPPVSGSTLILVYVVLATASSFCILVRAMLAAMTGFKIATELFNQMHRCIFRASMSFFDATPIGRILNRASTDQSAVDLRLPSQFSNLAITVVNILGIIGVMGQVAWQVLIVFFPVIAACTWYRRYYISAARELARLAGISRSPLVQHFSETLSGITTIRSFDQEPRFRTDIMRLNDCYSRLRFHAISAMEWLCFRLDLLSTVAFALSLVILVSIPEGVINPSFAGLAVTYALNLNSLQSTLIWTLCDLENKMISVERMLQYINIPSEPSLIIESARPEKSWPCSGEITICNLHVRYGPHLPMVLRGLTCTFPGGLKTGIVGRTGCGKSTLIQTLFRIVEPTSGEIRIDGINILTIGLHDLRSRLSIIPQEPTMFEGTVRSNLDPLEEYADDQIWEALDKCQLGDEIRKKELKLDSPVSENGQNWSVGQRQLVCLGRVLLKRSKVLVLDEATASVDTATDKLIQDTLRRHFSECTVITIAHRISSVIDSDMVLLLDQGLIEEHDSPGRLLEDRSSSFSKLVAEYTASSDSRFKRSC